The genomic region GCTGCTAGGGCTGCAGGCCTTTAGGGAATGGGGTGCCCCCCTGGCCATGGTACCAGCAGCTTGACCAGCTCTGCCTTGTGCATGGGCTGCAGGCCATCTATGCAGGACTTGAGCTCGGTCACCGCTGCCTTGGCATCTGCCCTGACGTCGTACTTGCCCAGGGGCCCCTCATAGAGCTCTTCTGCGGATCCCACCAGCAGCGTTTGCAGGAAGTCGATGAAAGACTCGTTGTGGTCCTCCCCCGTGGCCAGCCCTGCGTTGGGGTGAGATGAGGCCAGGCCAGGGCTCCACCCGCAGACCTCCCACCTCTAACCGCAGCGGTCTCCAGACTTTCCCCATCAATGTCCACCTCACCTGCCCCAGATCTTCCTCCAAAGCACCCCCCAGCTCCACCTGCCCGCAGACCCCTCCCATCACCCTAGCGTCAGCTGCCTCTTTCCGCTCTGCGTTCCCTAGCAGCACTGAGGAAGGAAAGCCAAGCCTCTGACTCAGTGGGAATTTCCCCTCCGTGTGAGGTTGGCTGACCTGGAGCTTGGATCGGGGTCAGGGtcagcctgggctgggctgggttgTTGACATTGCGCTTGGTGGTGACACAGGGGCTCGGAGAGAGGTTGAGCTGGGCTGGGGTTGGGGTAGGGTTTCCTGGGGACTGGGGTCGCCAAGGGCACCAGGGTCATTGCCCACGTCTGTGTTCTGTGATGGAGGTGGGTTGGGGTGCCTGGGAAGGTGGGCACCAATCACTGCTGGGCCCAGTGCCTGGATTTCTAGCTTCCCATGTTCCCGCCCATTTCCCCCCGACACCAGCCCCCCGGATGTGCTGGGAGCACCTGTCAGCGCACAGACTCAGCACAGATGCAGAGCAAGGTGAGTGCCAGTAGCGGGAGGGCGCTGCTCCCCTTCGCGGCGGAAGCGGAGGTTCCTCAGGAGCTGCCTTGGCCTGCTTTATGCCTCACAGGCACCTGTCCTGGGGGCGGGTCTGACCTGCCCATCAGGACCCGGCCAGTGAGAGCAACGGTGGGGCAGCCGAGGGTGTgtcctctccccctgccctgcaGTGGGTGCCAAGCAGCAAGGGGCCTGGGGTGCTGTGTGAGGGGTGCTTGGCAGACGTTTGGGGTGAGTGGACAGAGGCAAGGGGGCGACGTGAGCCTGGTCAGCAAGGAAGGGTGATGTGCCTGGGGATGCTGAGGGCCTCTGGCCTCGCTTGGCCTGTGGCTGAGAGGGGCCGGCTCTTGGGCGAGGCCCAGGCCTTTCTTTTGGGGTAGGAATCCCCCCTCCACTCAGCGTGCTTTGTGGGCCAGCGCTGGGCTCTGATCCCTGAGACAGCCTGGAGGTCTccactggggcaggggtgggggacttCCTGGGGTCTGCAGATCCGGGCGGTAGGAGATGGGCCCAGGGCCACGAGAGGCCCGAAGTGGGCAGCAGCCTCCAGGGGATGGAGGGTGGGCCTGAGAGTGACTGAGGGGCGAGGAGCTGGGCCATCTCTGGGACCTGGTGGGATTACCCGG from Eubalaena glacialis isolate mEubGla1 chromosome 10, mEubGla1.1.hap2.+ XY, whole genome shotgun sequence harbors:
- the SCGB1C1 gene encoding secretoglobin family 1C member 1, with amino-acid sequence MGQEKRAHGILDFPRLDDHRRKLSQTAAPPHFLQVTGPQEVPHPCPSGDLQAVSGIRAQRWPTKHAEWRGDSYPKRKAWASPKSRPLSATGQGSSALPLLALTLLCICAESVRLATGEDHNESFIDFLQTLLVGSAEELYEGPLGKYDVRADAKAAVTELKSCIDGLQPMHKAELVKLLVQVLGSQDDA